Part of the Thermogemmatispora onikobensis genome is shown below.
GTATTCAGGATCACCCGTACAATGCGGGCTTTCTTGACACCTGGACGCTCATTGCCGTGCTAGCGCAGGCCACACAGCGCGTGCGCTTCTTCCCTAACGTTGCCAATTTGCCGCTGCGTCCCCCGCTGATGCTGGCCAAAGCCGCGGCCACCCTTGACGTCCTCTGTGGCGGTCGCATCGAGCTGGGGCTGGGGGCTGGTGCCTTCGCTGACGGCATTGTTGCTATGGGGGGGCCACGGCGCAGCGCTGGCGAAGCGGTTGCGGCCCTGGAGGAAGCAATGCAGCTCATACGCCGCTTCTGGAGCGGAGAGCGCAGCCTTCACTTTCAAGGACGCTACTACAGTGCCGAGGGAGCGCACCCCGGTCCGCGTCCGGCCCATTCGATTGGCATCTGGCTGGGGGCCTATCGTCCGCGCATGCTACGCCTGACTGGACGTCTGGCCGATGGCTGGATTCCCAGCAGCACCTACGCGGCCCCCGAGCAGCTGCCTGCCATGCAGCGTCAGATTGACGAAGCTGCTCAGCAGGCAGGGCGTTCGCCGCACGCCATTCGGCGCATCTACAATATCATCGGCCAGATCACCACAGCTGGCCCCGGCTGGGAACGCGGCACCTTCCGCGGCGGCGTCCAGGACTGGATTACAGAGCTGACGCGCCTGGTGCGCGAAGTGGGAATGGATACCTTTATCTACTGGCCTCTGGAGGACCGTCTACCTCAGATCCAGCGCTTCGCTGCCGAGGTGATCCCTGGCGTTCGCGCGGCCCTCAGTACTTCCTGATCTGGCCCTGGCTTTAGCCCGGGTGCCCGGACATAAGACGTCAGCGGCCCCCAGGGCATAGCGGACGGCCAGCAACGACTTCGATGGGCCGCTGCTGGCCATCTCTGCTCTCTTCAAGTCAAGTGTTCAGCTCTGTCCTTCTGTTGAGGCTGAGGAGGAAGAGGGGGAAGCAGAAGCAGCGTGGGCCGGCCCTTTCTCCAGGAGGTTGCCCTCGACGCCTTTCAGCAAGTTCCCCTCGATACCGAGCGAGGGGAGGAGCTGGGCCTGGGCCTGTGTCTGCAGCGGTAGACCCCACAGCTTAATGAAGCCGACGGCGGCGTTGTGGTCGAACTGATCGCCCGTATCGTAGGTGGCCAGGCTATGGCTATAGAGCGAATGCTCGGACTGGCGTCCGACCACCGCGAACTGGCCCGGCGCCAGCTTCACGCGCACCTTGCCGCTCACAAAGCGCTGCGTGCTCTGCACATAAGCCGCCAGATCCTGATGGAGGGCACTATACCACTGCCCATTGTAAATCAGGCGCGCATATTCGGCAGAAACCAGCTCTTTGAAGCGCAGCTGATCGCGGCTGAGCGTCAGGCTCTCCAGGGCCTTATGCGCGGCATGGAGGACCACCGCCGCGGGAGCCTCGTAGATCTCACGCGACTTAATGCCCACCAGGCGATTCTCCACGTGATCGATGCGCCCGATCCCGTACTTCCCGGCCAAAGGATTGAGCGTCTCGATCAGCGTCACCCCATCGATCTCCTCGCCGTTCAGGGCCACCGGAATACCGTGCTCGAAGGTCAGCTCGATGTAAGTTGGCTCAGGGATAGGCAGACCGCCCTGGCGCCCGAAGAGCCAGGGGCTGGTTGTCCAGGCATAGACATCCTCCGGCGGCTCCTGCCAGGGATCTTCCAGCACGCCGCACTCGATGCTGCGTCCCCAGAGATTCTGATCAATTGAGTAGGGGCTGGCGTTCGTCACCGGAATGGGAATATTGTGCTCGGCGGCGTAGGCAATCTCGCTGTCGCGCGTCATGCTCCACTCACGCACCGGGGCGATGATCTTCAGATCGGGGGCCAGCGTCGCGATCGAGACATCGAAGCGCACCTGGTCGTTGCCCTTCCCGGTACAGCCATGAGCCACAGCGACCGCTCCCTCGGCGCGGGCTACCTCCACCAGCAAGCGGGCAATTAAAGGACGGGCCAGAGCGGTTGCCAGCGGATACTGGCCCTCATACATCGCGCCGGCCTGCAGGGCGGGCCAGACAAAATAGCGCACAAAGTCAGCCCGCGCATCCACGACAATCGCCTTCACCGCTCCGATCTGTTCCGCGCGGCGGGCGATACTTTGCAGGTCGCGGTCGTTGCCGACATCGATCGTCAGCGCGATCACATCCAGGTCATATTTCTCCTTAATCCAGCGGATTGCCACAGAGGTATCCAGACCGCCGGAGTAGGCGAGAACCGCAGTAGCCATCAGCTTAAGCCCTCCCATGCTCAGACTGAATCTCGCCCAGCGCTGACGCGGGGCTATCCTGGTTGCCCTGGCCATCCTGTCCTGAGCCTGTCAGGCGCCGGATCGCCGTTTCAAAGGTGGCAGTGCGTTCCTGCCAGGCCGCTCGGGCTGCGGTCAGCTGCTGAGCAATCTGCTCCAGGCCGAGATTCCCGGCTCCGCCCAGGTGATTGCGCTTCTTGAGGCGCTCGACCAGCTGCTCGCGGCCCTCCGTTGGCAGCGCTTCATGGCGATCGAGCTGAGCTGTGACCTCGGCTCCCACAATCCGATAGGCATCGCGAAACGGCAGGTTGGCAGTGCGCGTTAGCTCGTAGGCGCGATCGGTGGCGAAGAGTTCGAATGTGCAGGCGGCGACCAGGCGGTCGACATTCACCTCCAACGACCCCACCACCAGCGTAGAGATCTCCAGGCACTCACGCACCACATCTAGCGCTTCCATAAAGGGGCGCTTGGTCTCCTGATAGTCCATATTGTAGCCCGAGGGCAGGCCGGTGACAATGCCCAGAATCTGCTGCTGAAGAGCCAGCACCGTCTGTGTGCGGGCGCGCACCAGCTCCATCACGCCCAGATTGCGCTTCTGGGGCATAATGCTGCTGCCCGTACATAGTTCCTGGGGGACGTGGAAGAAATTGTACTCCGCCGTTGTGAACAGCAAGATATCCTGAGCCAGCTTACTCAGGTCCAGCATGATCTGGGCCAGGGCCTGGACAATGGCCGCCTCGACTTTGCCGCGGCTATTCTGGACATAGATCACATTATGCTGCACACGCGCGAAGCCAAGCAGCTCGGCAGTATACTGGCGATCGATGGCGATTGGCACCCCGTAGCCGGCAGCGGAGCCAAGCGGCGACTGGTCGTTCAAACTGTAAGCGGCGCTCAGCAGCTGCTCATCGTCGAGTAGGGACTCGGCGAAAGCGCCGGCCCACAGGGCCACCGATGAGAGCATAGCCCGCTGCATATGGGTATAGCCGGGCATCGGCACATCGGTATGGGCGCTGGCGAAGCGCCAGAGCGTTTCCGCCAGAGTCAGCAGGGAATTGGCGATTCCATGCAGCTGCTCCTTGGCATAGAGGCGCAGATCAACCAGCACCTGATCATTGCGCGAGCGCGCCATGTGGATCTTCTTGCCGGCAGCACCAGCCACCTCTGCCAGGTAATTCTCGACACACGTATGCACGTCCTCATCGCTGGGCGTGATCGTAAACTGTCCCGCTTCGGCCAGGCGGAGGATGTCACACAGAGCCTCTTTCAAGGCTCTGTGCTCATCCTCCGTCAGCACGCCAATCTTGGTGAGCATGGCCGCATGTGCCAGCGATCCCCAGACATCGTAGCGCACCAGGCGGCTATCGAGAGCGCTATTCTGCGCCGCCTCGAAACGCTCGACCTGCTCATTCACACGATAGGTTTTCTGCCAGAGTTTCGGCATGAATCAGATCCCTCCCACGGGACTGAACCCCAGATTCTTGTTGCGGCGCGAGATCAGCTCATAAGGCAGACCGCGGATGTGGGCCACAGCGGCGCACTCCTTCTGATTGAAACTGGCGCTCTTGATAGAGCGCACATCGGGGAAGAAGAGACCGCCCTCCGCTTTGCGTGCCACAATATCAATGTTCCCCTTATAGAGCTGGAGCGTATACTCGCCGTTCACCACCTTCTGCGTTTCAGCGATAAAGGCATCGATGGCCTGCTTCAGAGGATGGAACCACTCGCCGTGATAGACCATGCGTGCCCAGTAAGCCTCAAGAGGACGCTTCAGCTGGATCTCCTCCTTTGTCAAACAGAACTGTTCCAGATCGCGATGGACCTTCAGCAAGATGGTAGCTGCGGGAGCCTCGTAGATCTCGCGGGACTTGAGGCCCATGATGCCATCCTCAAAGAGGTCGATTTTGCCGATTCCATTGGCTCCACCGATCACATTCAACTGCTCGATCATCTCATCGAGCGGGACCTCATGGCCGTCCAGGGCAACCGGCAAGCCGTTACGCCAGGTCAACTTGATCGTCGTCGGCTTATCCGGGGCCTTCTGAGGAGGAGTCAGCCACATCCAGATCGAATCGGGCAGCTCTGTATCCAGATCGATCCCGCCGCTGGCGATCGAGCGACACCACATCGTCTTGTCATCGCCGCCGACAATGATCTCCTCGATCGGAACGCCGTAGTGCTCCATCAGCAGCCCCTCCTCGCTGCGCGTCAGGTCGAAATCGCGCACCGGCACAAAGATCGCCAGGCCGGGAGCGAAGAGGCTAAAAACGTTATGCATGCGGTACTGGTCGTTACCTTTGCCGCTGGAACCCTCCATCAGGGCATCGCAACCCAGCTCCAGAGCCTTCTGAGCCACCCTGGCGGCGATCAACTGGCGCGTCATCGAGGTCGAGACGGGATAGCCGTTGTAGTCCGAGTTGGCCTGAATGGCTTTGGTCAGCCACTGCTCGGTGAACTCCTTTCTGGCATCGATCGTAATCGGCTGAATACCCAACTGGACCGCGCGCTCTACCGCCATATCGATCTCCTCTTGCCCCTGACCGACATCAACATTGATGGCGTACAGCTCCCGGGCCTTGTACTTGAGCTGGGAGAGCTTGACGCAGAGCGACGAATCAAGGCCGCCGGAGTAAGCGAGGGCGATGCTCTTCCCCTGGGGAACCTCTACCGCCTCGATCTTCTGCAGGGCAACTGCGAGAGCACTTTGCTTGTCGGTCTGCTGTTTCTGATTGCTGGTTGTCATCGTGCAACACTCCTTCAAGGTCAAGGAAAACGTGTCGAGAAGGAGCGAGCAGGCATCAAAAAACCCTCGCCCCTTCCTGTCCTGGAAACCTGAAGGGACGAGAGTAGGCAAAGGCGAGATGAGATTGAGGACTCGCTTGCACCTACACCCGTGGTGCCACCCTTATTGTCACCAGCCGCTGCCTAGCGCCGGAGAGAGAAGACCAGCTCTCTCCTGTTGGATGCCGCTCACACCAGTGTGAGGAGCATGCACGGTGACCGCTCTTTCCGGTTATTGCGCTGCGCGGGAACCACCCACCTGATCCTACTTGCCCGTGATGTGCTCCCTTCCACTTCCCTCCCTGCCCCAGATCAGGATGCTTCTGACTTCAGGCGCATCACGGACTTTCTTCGGCCAGCCGCTCACGAAGGCGTTCCAGAGGGCGTGTCCTTCCGAACTCTCACCAATCATCGGATCGCTGTTGGCCGCTTCCTCTGTACTACGTTCGCTCAACGCGGGACAGCTATCAGCAAGCCCGTATTCGATTGTCGCTTGTGTGGCGTGAACACCTGCCCTGGTGGAATGATGGCCTCTCTCGGCTTCTTGCCCGACTGCCTGGCGCATCTGATCTGCCAGGGGTGGTGCCGCGGTGTCTTCCTGCTGATGAAAAAGAGAGATGCCTGCGAGCAATGGCCTGCCCGGCAGGCATACCTTTTTTCAGCATTGATGTTGTAGTGTAGATCACGGCAAGTGGAGCGAACTGCCGCCAGACCGGCTCTGGAGGCCAGAAACGAGTATTTCGCAGGAGACAGCGCGCAGAGGAAGGTTGCTTATGCGAGCTGCGGACTCCTGGCGGCTTTCGGGAGCGCAATGCTGGAGCGAGTGACGCTCATCCAGATCGCAGCCTGCGGCTCTGTCAGCAAGGCCCACACCCAGACGGCCCACCACCTTCCAGGGAGGCGCTTCGCTGTCGTCATCCTCCGCTACCTCTTGCTGAGGCTTCTCCTGCCTGCTCTCGTTGTCGCTCTTGATGCCAGCCT
Proteins encoded:
- a CDS encoding argininosuccinate synthase; translated protein: MATAVLAYSGGLDTSVAIRWIKEKYDLDVIALTIDVGNDRDLQSIARRAEQIGAVKAIVVDARADFVRYFVWPALQAGAMYEGQYPLATALARPLIARLLVEVARAEGAVAVAHGCTGKGNDQVRFDVSIATLAPDLKIIAPVREWSMTRDSEIAYAAEHNIPIPVTNASPYSIDQNLWGRSIECGVLEDPWQEPPEDVYAWTTSPWLFGRQGGLPIPEPTYIELTFEHGIPVALNGEEIDGVTLIETLNPLAGKYGIGRIDHVENRLVGIKSREIYEAPAAVVLHAAHKALESLTLSRDQLRFKELVSAEYARLIYNGQWYSALHQDLAAYVQSTQRFVSGKVRVKLAPGQFAVVGRQSEHSLYSHSLATYDTGDQFDHNAAVGFIKLWGLPLQTQAQAQLLPSLGIEGNLLKGVEGNLLEKGPAHAASASPSSSSASTEGQS
- the argH gene encoding argininosuccinate lyase — translated: MPKLWQKTYRVNEQVERFEAAQNSALDSRLVRYDVWGSLAHAAMLTKIGVLTEDEHRALKEALCDILRLAEAGQFTITPSDEDVHTCVENYLAEVAGAAGKKIHMARSRNDQVLVDLRLYAKEQLHGIANSLLTLAETLWRFASAHTDVPMPGYTHMQRAMLSSVALWAGAFAESLLDDEQLLSAAYSLNDQSPLGSAAGYGVPIAIDRQYTAELLGFARVQHNVIYVQNSRGKVEAAIVQALAQIMLDLSKLAQDILLFTTAEYNFFHVPQELCTGSSIMPQKRNLGVMELVRARTQTVLALQQQILGIVTGLPSGYNMDYQETKRPFMEALDVVRECLEISTLVVGSLEVNVDRLVAACTFELFATDRAYELTRTANLPFRDAYRIVGAEVTAQLDRHEALPTEGREQLVERLKKRNHLGGAGNLGLEQIAQQLTAARAAWQERTATFETAIRRLTGSGQDGQGNQDSPASALGEIQSEHGRA
- the argG gene encoding argininosuccinate synthase, translating into MTTSNQKQQTDKQSALAVALQKIEAVEVPQGKSIALAYSGGLDSSLCVKLSQLKYKARELYAINVDVGQGQEEIDMAVERAVQLGIQPITIDARKEFTEQWLTKAIQANSDYNGYPVSTSMTRQLIAARVAQKALELGCDALMEGSSGKGNDQYRMHNVFSLFAPGLAIFVPVRDFDLTRSEEGLLMEHYGVPIEEIIVGGDDKTMWCRSIASGGIDLDTELPDSIWMWLTPPQKAPDKPTTIKLTWRNGLPVALDGHEVPLDEMIEQLNVIGGANGIGKIDLFEDGIMGLKSREIYEAPAATILLKVHRDLEQFCLTKEEIQLKRPLEAYWARMVYHGEWFHPLKQAIDAFIAETQKVVNGEYTLQLYKGNIDIVARKAEGGLFFPDVRSIKSASFNQKECAAVAHIRGLPYELISRRNKNLGFSPVGGI
- a CDS encoding LLM class flavin-dependent oxidoreductase — its product is METPESGPLSILFGANVDPTADDPRRPVELARAVEEAGFDLIGIQDHPYNAGFLDTWTLIAVLAQATQRVRFFPNVANLPLRPPLMLAKAAATLDVLCGGRIELGLGAGAFADGIVAMGGPRRSAGEAVAALEEAMQLIRRFWSGERSLHFQGRYYSAEGAHPGPRPAHSIGIWLGAYRPRMLRLTGRLADGWIPSSTYAAPEQLPAMQRQIDEAAQQAGRSPHAIRRIYNIIGQITTAGPGWERGTFRGGVQDWITELTRLVREVGMDTFIYWPLEDRLPQIQRFAAEVIPGVRAALSTS